Proteins from a single region of Candidatus Baltobacteraceae bacterium:
- a CDS encoding YqzL family protein encodes MASCDFFWKLFATTGSINAYLIYRQLHPTPAPT; translated from the coding sequence ATGGCTAGCTGCGATTTCTTCTGGAAACTCTTTGCCACCACGGGATCGATCAACGCCTATTTGATTTACCGGCAGTTGCATCCGACCCCGGCTCCAACCTGA
- a CDS encoding RNA methyltransferase, with protein MPTPLGAHNPRVEYARELLARKGRRTHGAYSFEGPTLLAEAWSSGNPLAALYVTQEAYEAHPLAREIEAAGVETFLVDRRTFGKLSDLDSPTGLLAVAPLALAPLDRVLAEPGVVLVLADLNDPGNAGTLLRSAEAFGVDRVIFGSGGVEPHHPKVVRAAMGALFRLEVALASAPEVGAAAEGWTAIGLAMEGEPLDHAAVTDRTLLLVGHERHGLGPWQGICTRIAAIAMSGRTESLNAAVAGSIALYEATKRR; from the coding sequence GTGCCAACGCCGCTCGGCGCGCATAACCCGCGCGTCGAGTACGCGCGCGAGCTGCTGGCGCGCAAGGGACGCCGCACGCACGGCGCCTACTCGTTCGAGGGACCGACCTTGCTCGCCGAGGCATGGAGCAGCGGAAACCCGCTCGCCGCGCTGTACGTCACGCAGGAAGCCTACGAGGCCCACCCGCTCGCACGCGAGATCGAGGCCGCGGGCGTCGAGACCTTTCTGGTCGACCGGCGTACCTTCGGCAAACTCTCGGATCTCGACTCGCCGACGGGCCTGCTCGCCGTCGCTCCCCTCGCGCTCGCGCCGCTGGACCGCGTGCTGGCCGAACCGGGCGTGGTGCTCGTCCTCGCCGACCTCAACGACCCCGGCAATGCGGGCACGCTGCTGCGCTCGGCCGAGGCCTTCGGCGTGGATCGCGTCATCTTCGGCTCGGGCGGCGTCGAGCCGCATCATCCCAAGGTCGTGCGCGCGGCTATGGGAGCCCTCTTTCGGCTCGAGGTCGCCCTCGCGTCGGCGCCCGAGGTCGGCGCGGCGGCAGAAGGCTGGACGGCCATCGGTCTCGCGATGGAAGGGGAGCCGCTCGACCACGCCGCCGTCACCGATCGCACGCTGCTGCTCGTGGGGCACGAGCGCCACGGGCTGGGCCCCTGGCAGGGCATCTGCACGCGAATCGCCGCCATCGCGATGAGCGGCCGAACCGAATCGCTCAACGCCGCCGTGGCCGGCTCCATCGCGCTCTACGAAGCGACCAAGCGCCGGTAA
- a CDS encoding CvpA family protein — translation MTWPDIIIAAILAIATIKGFKRGFVSELSGAIALVLALITPWYYNGAFDPFLEKTVHLSPGSAHVVGMFATGFATYAAVLLIAWALNAVAKLPVLGFGNALFGAAVGFIKGAVLVWLILYVVLFFPLSRDLRTDLHHSTLVGYATQPNAHIDGAINGALPWFARPFAHPFFARHRV, via the coding sequence GTGACCTGGCCGGACATCATCATCGCCGCCATCCTCGCGATCGCGACGATCAAGGGATTTAAGCGCGGCTTCGTTTCCGAGCTTTCCGGCGCGATCGCGCTCGTGCTCGCGCTAATCACGCCGTGGTATTACAACGGCGCGTTCGATCCGTTCCTGGAAAAGACGGTGCACCTTTCGCCGGGCTCGGCGCACGTGGTCGGAATGTTTGCAACGGGCTTCGCGACGTATGCCGCCGTGCTCTTGATCGCCTGGGCACTCAACGCGGTCGCCAAACTTCCCGTGCTCGGCTTCGGCAACGCCCTCTTCGGCGCGGCCGTCGGCTTCATCAAGGGCGCCGTGTTAGTGTGGCTGATCCTCTACGTCGTCCTGTTCTTTCCACTCTCGCGCGATCTTCGCACCGATCTTCATCACTCGACCCTCGTCGGCTATGCGACGCAACCCAACGCCCACATCGACGGGGCGATCAACGGCGCGCTGCCATGGTTTGCGCGACCGTTCGCGCATCCATTTTTCGCGCGCCACCGGGTATAG
- the pheS gene encoding phenylalanine--tRNA ligase subunit alpha encodes MSELGQTLNELRARFDAELARATDEKSLDAVRVAFLGRSGEVTLVRRTIGALPPQERPSAGKTINEAVEAMESALLDGSSRLELRAFDAELAQRIDVTFPSIEPPRGSIHPIRRVMDDICAYFRRHGFAVVLGPEIEPDYYNFDALNIPPDHPAREGFDSFFLTDSLLLRPHTSPMQIRTMQLHRPPIAVVTPGKCYRRDAVDARHSYMFHQIEGLLVAEGIHFGHLKGMLTEMCRELFGPEQQVRFRPSFFPFTEPSAEVDTTCPTCAGNGGTCRMCGGSGWIELGGSGMVHPNVLREMAYDPAIYSGWAFGFGLERLAIVRYDIDDIRRFFENDPDFLKQLANGGSR; translated from the coding sequence ATGAGCGAATTAGGCCAGACATTAAACGAATTGCGCGCCCGCTTCGATGCGGAACTCGCGCGCGCGACCGACGAAAAGAGCCTCGATGCCGTGCGCGTCGCCTTTTTGGGACGCAGCGGCGAGGTCACGCTCGTACGGCGAACGATCGGCGCGCTGCCGCCGCAAGAACGCCCGAGCGCCGGTAAAACGATCAACGAGGCGGTCGAGGCCATGGAATCGGCGCTGCTCGACGGATCGTCGCGCCTGGAATTGCGGGCGTTCGATGCCGAACTCGCCCAGCGCATCGACGTCACGTTCCCCTCGATCGAACCGCCGCGCGGATCCATCCATCCGATTCGCCGCGTGATGGACGACATCTGCGCGTATTTCCGCCGTCACGGTTTTGCGGTCGTCCTCGGTCCTGAGATCGAGCCGGACTACTACAACTTCGACGCGCTCAACATTCCCCCGGATCATCCGGCACGAGAAGGCTTCGATTCGTTCTTTCTCACCGATTCGCTGTTGCTGCGGCCGCACACCTCACCCATGCAGATTCGCACGATGCAGCTGCACCGTCCGCCGATCGCGGTCGTGACGCCGGGAAAGTGTTACCGGCGCGATGCGGTCGACGCGCGGCATTCGTACATGTTCCATCAGATCGAAGGCCTGCTCGTCGCCGAGGGGATCCACTTCGGACACCTCAAAGGCATGTTGACCGAAATGTGCCGCGAACTCTTCGGTCCCGAGCAGCAAGTGCGCTTTCGCCCGTCCTTCTTTCCGTTTACCGAACCGAGCGCGGAGGTCGATACCACCTGTCCGACGTGCGCCGGCAACGGCGGAACGTGCCGGATGTGCGGCGGCTCGGGCTGGATCGAACTCGGCGGTTCCGGCATGGTGCATCCCAACGTGCTGCGCGAAATGGCGTACGACCCCGCAATCTATAGCGGCTGGGCGTTCGGCTTCGGACTCGAGCGTTTGGCGATCGTGCGCTACGATATCGACGACATCCGTCGCTTCTTCGAAAACGATCCGGACTTTTTGAAACAACTCGCTAACGGAGGATCGCGCTAG
- the pheT gene encoding phenylalanine--tRNA ligase subunit beta, with protein MRVPIAWLRDYVELPADPQRIASLLAQLGFPVDAIEHRPAISGVVVGKIVELERHPNADRLQVGKIDVAGDALLTIATAATNVAVGQVIAVATIGAQLPQIKIERRKMRGLESEGMMCSAEELALPPEWFEDGIMQLDPDAPLGADVVDLFRLSDAVLDVDITSNRVDAMSMIGLARELAASGRVALRAPSFENPGTIDDGADAPQVTIESPDCVRFVAQRFSAIAVGTAPAWLRIRLALAGQRPINNVVDVSNYVMLEVGQPLHFYDDAAIPHHHLIVRDAKPGERLVTLDDAEHELTPQALVIASVDGVQGLAGLKGGKTSEVSETTTAILLESANFNGPRIRRMSAALGFRTDASTRHEKALAPALTDFGAARAAALLVRLGASAHAPRAFGASVETPSPIAFDVRDVKRLLGFDLPIEEIREHLDALGFAVGKLEGSTLPVSAPPFRRDVTMSADVVEEIARMAGYDRLAGAIPTIPDHGIASHDYELERMLARTLSALGYREIVSYALHGADVFDRLRRAGIEPSARPVEVRNPLSADQRFLRYALGPGLLSYLARIDAPARVFEIGHVFYQEESTPAEAPALAFAFTVEPVEEPAWRDTPFLSLKGDCEALIRTLTGRTDIAVTRDERNGMHPGKTAVLMLDGREIANVGRIDPRVAKTFEVRLPVYVCSIYLENIPEFRAPVYKAPSKYPSTYRDLALICELDVAADEVSKTIAQAIGELCTGVRAFDEYRGKNVAADRKSLAVRVHLQRTDATITDQEADAAIARALAVLKDDLGIVIRE; from the coding sequence GTGCGCGTACCGATCGCCTGGCTGCGCGACTACGTTGAGTTGCCCGCGGATCCCCAACGCATCGCGAGCTTGCTCGCGCAACTCGGATTTCCCGTCGATGCCATCGAGCATCGTCCGGCGATCTCGGGCGTGGTCGTTGGAAAGATCGTCGAACTCGAACGCCATCCCAATGCCGACCGGCTCCAAGTTGGAAAAATCGACGTCGCCGGGGACGCGCTTCTCACCATCGCCACGGCCGCGACCAACGTCGCGGTCGGGCAAGTCATCGCCGTCGCGACGATCGGCGCGCAGCTCCCGCAGATCAAGATCGAGCGACGCAAAATGCGGGGGCTCGAATCCGAGGGCATGATGTGCTCGGCCGAGGAACTCGCATTGCCGCCGGAGTGGTTCGAGGACGGCATCATGCAGCTCGACCCCGACGCTCCGCTCGGCGCCGACGTCGTCGACCTCTTCCGATTGAGCGACGCGGTCCTGGACGTCGATATCACGAGCAACCGCGTCGATGCGATGTCGATGATCGGACTCGCGCGCGAGTTGGCCGCCTCCGGCCGCGTCGCGCTGCGCGCCCCCTCGTTCGAGAATCCGGGAACCATCGACGATGGTGCCGATGCGCCGCAGGTGACGATCGAGTCGCCGGATTGCGTGCGCTTCGTCGCGCAGCGCTTCAGCGCAATCGCCGTCGGCACCGCACCGGCGTGGCTGCGAATCCGTCTCGCGCTGGCGGGGCAGCGCCCGATCAACAACGTCGTCGACGTCTCGAACTACGTCATGCTCGAGGTCGGACAGCCGCTGCACTTTTACGACGACGCGGCGATTCCGCACCACCACCTGATCGTGCGCGACGCGAAGCCGGGCGAACGGCTGGTCACGCTCGACGACGCCGAGCACGAGTTGACGCCGCAAGCGCTCGTCATCGCGAGCGTCGACGGAGTTCAAGGATTGGCCGGACTTAAGGGCGGCAAAACGAGCGAAGTGAGCGAGACCACGACGGCCATTTTGCTCGAAAGCGCAAATTTTAACGGTCCGCGCATTCGCCGCATGAGCGCGGCCCTCGGCTTTCGTACCGATGCGTCGACGCGTCACGAAAAAGCGCTCGCACCGGCGCTCACCGACTTCGGCGCCGCGCGCGCCGCCGCGCTGCTCGTACGCTTGGGTGCCTCCGCGCACGCGCCGCGCGCCTTCGGCGCCTCCGTCGAGACGCCTTCGCCGATCGCGTTCGACGTGCGCGACGTCAAACGGCTGCTCGGGTTCGATCTCCCGATCGAAGAGATTCGCGAGCACCTCGATGCGCTCGGTTTCGCCGTCGGCAAGCTCGAGGGATCGACGCTGCCGGTGAGCGCGCCGCCGTTTCGCCGCGACGTGACGATGAGTGCCGACGTCGTCGAAGAGATCGCGCGGATGGCCGGTTACGACCGTCTCGCGGGAGCGATCCCGACGATCCCCGATCACGGCATCGCCAGCCACGACTACGAACTCGAACGCATGCTCGCGCGTACGCTCAGCGCGCTCGGCTACCGCGAGATCGTTTCGTACGCTCTGCACGGCGCCGACGTTTTCGATCGCCTTCGCCGCGCCGGTATCGAACCGAGCGCGCGGCCGGTCGAGGTTCGCAATCCGCTCTCGGCCGATCAGCGCTTTTTGCGCTACGCGCTCGGGCCCGGTCTGCTCTCGTATCTCGCCCGAATCGACGCGCCGGCTCGCGTCTTCGAGATCGGCCACGTCTTCTACCAAGAAGAATCGACGCCGGCGGAGGCGCCCGCGCTTGCCTTCGCGTTCACGGTGGAACCCGTCGAGGAGCCAGCGTGGCGCGACACGCCCTTCTTATCGCTCAAAGGCGATTGCGAAGCGCTGATCCGCACGCTCACCGGCCGCACCGACATCGCGGTTACGCGCGACGAACGCAACGGTATGCACCCGGGCAAGACCGCCGTGTTGATGCTGGACGGGCGCGAGATTGCAAACGTCGGCCGCATCGACCCGCGCGTAGCGAAGACTTTCGAAGTACGCTTGCCGGTCTACGTCTGCAGCATCTATCTCGAGAACATCCCGGAGTTTCGAGCGCCGGTCTACAAAGCGCCATCGAAGTACCCGTCCACCTATCGCGATCTCGCGCTGATCTGCGAGCTCGACGTTGCGGCCGACGAAGTCTCCAAGACGATCGCGCAAGCGATCGGGGAACTCTGCACCGGCGTGCGCGCGTTCGACGAGTATCGCGGCAAGAACGTCGCGGCGGATCGTAAGAGTCTCGCCGTGCGCGTGCATCTGCAGCGCACGGACGCGACGATTACCGATCAGGAAGCCGACGCTGCAATCGCTCGAGCCCTCGCCGTTTTGAAGGACGACCTCGGAATCGTGATTCGGGAATGA
- the lon gene encoding endopeptidase La, whose product MPANSIGILPLQEAVLYPNTVIPLAVVKKPGIALVEEALREGKPIGLTVLKHREIENPGPDDIQLIGTIGTVQKMLKVPDGTLRCIVAGQSVFKIEKFTQEEPYMVATYTELPDVTRESEELTAMQRNLATLFQKLLGYLPQAPREMEMEVQNITDPNLLTYFVASTMRLDTADRQAILEERQTDKRMRKLTMLLTKELEVVELGHKIQSDIQREMEKNQREFYLRQQLRAIQEELGEVDPQQAETNELRAKIDEAQMPEDAKKAADRELERLSKVPQASPEYSVIRTYLDWLVQMPWNKETTDHIDIKKAREILDEDHYDLEKIKDRIIEYLAVGKLKRRLTGPILCFVGPPGVGKTSLGQSIARAMGRKFVRLSVGGVRDEAEIRGHRRTYIGSMPGTIVRAIRDSGTRNPVMMIDEIDKVGSDYRGDPQSALLEVLDPEQNNSFRDHYLDLPFDLSQVLFVCTANSLDTISPPLRDRMEIIQLAGYTELEKVQIAKRYLVKKQRLANGLKDSQVQISDAALKAVIGDYTREAGVRNLEREVGTVFRKVARKIAEDSRFKARIKPENLAEYLSRPRFYNEVKKRVASVGVATGMAYTPVGGDILFIETQAMPGTGKLVLTGQLGDVMKESAQAAVSFLRSRSGELGLPDEYFSKHDLHIHVPAGATPKDGPSAGIALATSITSMLTGIKVDPDLAMTGEITLTGQVLPIGGLKEKVLGAKRAGIKKILLPKRNEMDLDDIPKEVRDTMTFIAVEELSEVLHHALGKRVITPVELGRDERGASNVVPMRRSAVKRVRVERKRRNGALTTTRKR is encoded by the coding sequence GTGCCCGCGAACTCCATCGGCATTTTGCCGCTGCAGGAGGCGGTGCTCTATCCCAACACGGTCATTCCGCTCGCCGTCGTCAAGAAGCCCGGCATCGCGCTGGTCGAAGAGGCCCTGCGCGAAGGAAAGCCCATCGGGCTGACCGTGCTGAAGCATCGCGAGATCGAAAATCCCGGTCCCGACGACATTCAGCTCATCGGAACGATCGGCACCGTGCAGAAGATGCTCAAGGTTCCCGATGGCACCTTACGCTGCATCGTCGCGGGTCAGTCGGTCTTCAAGATCGAGAAGTTCACGCAAGAAGAACCGTATATGGTCGCGACCTATACGGAGCTCCCCGATGTCACGCGCGAATCGGAAGAGCTCACCGCGATGCAGCGCAATCTGGCCACCCTATTTCAGAAGCTCTTGGGATATTTGCCGCAAGCTCCGCGTGAGATGGAGATGGAGGTCCAGAATATCACGGACCCCAATCTGCTCACCTACTTCGTGGCTTCGACGATGCGGCTCGATACCGCCGATCGCCAGGCGATTCTCGAAGAACGCCAGACCGACAAGCGCATGCGCAAGCTGACGATGCTGCTCACCAAAGAGCTGGAAGTCGTGGAGCTCGGTCACAAGATTCAATCCGACATTCAACGCGAGATGGAAAAGAACCAGCGGGAGTTCTATCTTCGCCAACAGTTGCGCGCTATTCAGGAAGAATTGGGCGAAGTCGATCCGCAGCAAGCCGAGACCAACGAGCTGCGAGCGAAGATCGATGAAGCGCAGATGCCCGAAGACGCGAAGAAAGCCGCCGACCGCGAGCTCGAACGGCTTTCAAAAGTTCCGCAGGCGAGCCCCGAGTATAGCGTCATCCGCACGTATTTGGATTGGCTCGTGCAGATGCCGTGGAACAAAGAGACGACCGATCACATCGACATCAAAAAAGCGCGCGAGATTCTCGACGAGGATCATTACGATCTCGAAAAAATCAAAGATCGCATCATCGAATACTTGGCGGTCGGAAAACTCAAGCGGCGCTTGACCGGTCCGATCCTGTGCTTCGTCGGTCCGCCGGGCGTCGGCAAGACCTCGCTCGGGCAATCGATCGCCCGCGCGATGGGCCGCAAGTTCGTGCGTCTCTCGGTTGGCGGCGTGCGCGACGAAGCCGAGATTCGCGGACACCGCCGCACCTACATCGGTTCGATGCCGGGAACGATCGTTCGCGCGATCCGCGATTCGGGAACGCGCAATCCGGTGATGATGATCGACGAAATCGACAAGGTCGGTTCCGACTATCGCGGCGATCCGCAATCGGCCTTGCTCGAGGTGCTCGATCCGGAACAGAACAACAGTTTTCGCGATCACTATCTCGATCTGCCGTTCGATCTTTCGCAAGTGCTCTTCGTCTGCACCGCAAATAGCCTCGACACCATTAGTCCGCCGTTGCGCGATCGTATGGAGATCATCCAGCTCGCGGGCTACACCGAACTCGAGAAGGTTCAAATCGCCAAACGCTACCTCGTCAAGAAGCAGCGCCTGGCGAACGGTCTGAAAGATTCGCAAGTGCAGATCAGCGACGCCGCGCTCAAAGCGGTCATCGGCGACTACACGCGCGAAGCCGGCGTGCGCAACCTCGAGCGCGAGGTCGGCACGGTTTTCCGCAAAGTCGCGCGCAAGATTGCCGAAGACTCGCGCTTCAAGGCGCGCATCAAGCCCGAAAACTTGGCGGAATACCTGAGCCGCCCGCGTTTTTACAACGAGGTCAAAAAACGCGTCGCTTCGGTCGGCGTGGCGACGGGGATGGCCTATACGCCGGTCGGCGGCGATATTCTCTTCATCGAAACGCAGGCGATGCCCGGCACGGGTAAACTCGTGCTTACCGGACAGCTCGGCGACGTGATGAAGGAAAGCGCACAGGCCGCCGTCTCGTTCCTGCGTTCGCGCTCGGGCGAACTCGGATTGCCCGACGAGTACTTCAGCAAACACGATCTGCACATCCACGTGCCGGCCGGCGCGACGCCGAAGGACGGCCCGTCCGCGGGTATCGCGCTCGCAACCTCGATCACCTCGATGCTCACGGGCATCAAGGTCGATCCCGACCTCGCGATGACCGGCGAGATTACGCTGACCGGGCAAGTCTTGCCGATCGGCGGCCTAAAAGAGAAGGTGCTCGGCGCGAAGCGCGCCGGCATCAAGAAGATTCTTCTGCCGAAACGCAACGAGATGGATCTCGACGACATTCCGAAGGAAGTTCGCGACACGATGACCTTCATTGCGGTCGAGGAGCTTTCCGAGGTGCTTCATCACGCGCTCGGCAAACGCGTGATCACGCCCGTGGAGCTCGGACGCGACGAGCGCGGCGCGAGTAACGTCGTGCCGATGCGCCGCAGCGCGGTGAAGCGAGTTCGCGTGGAGCGCAAACGCCGCAATGGAGCGCTGACGACAACGCGCAAGCGCTAG
- a CDS encoding alanine--glyoxylate aminotransferase family protein: MKKNLLFIPGPVTVSEPVLAAMSKPMIDHRGPQFAAMLERLTERLRPIFGTAGDIVFLGSSGTGGLEAAVTNAFSPGERLLACPVGVFGRRLIAIAKTFGCDVEVLETELGHALDARALAARLRDDPEKKIAGILLTHNETSTGVQNDMEAIASATREHGAITIVDSVSGLGATEFKMDEWGFDLVIGASQKVLAAPPGIAMIAASDRAWRKMERVTTQRFYFDLLKARESARVGQTPWTPPVSIFYALDASLARIEAEGLESIWRRHDCYAKAIRAAFEALGMPVFSQPGAHSVTVVAARLPAGVEAATLLRKLREERGVVLSGGQLELNGKIVRMGTMGDVSQTDVLGAIGALEIALLEYDVPIPIGAGVQAALRVFLDLEPGAIPGGARKMDARTVAQTMAARR; this comes from the coding sequence ATGAAAAAGAACCTGTTGTTCATCCCGGGTCCGGTCACGGTTTCGGAGCCGGTACTCGCGGCGATGAGCAAGCCGATGATCGATCATCGCGGCCCCCAGTTTGCGGCGATGCTCGAACGGCTAACGGAGCGGTTGCGCCCGATCTTCGGAACGGCCGGCGACATCGTGTTTCTCGGCTCGTCGGGGACCGGCGGGCTCGAAGCGGCGGTGACCAACGCGTTCTCGCCCGGCGAACGGCTATTGGCCTGCCCGGTCGGCGTGTTCGGCCGGCGGCTGATTGCTATCGCCAAGACGTTCGGCTGCGACGTCGAGGTTCTGGAAACCGAGCTCGGCCACGCGCTCGACGCGCGCGCGCTGGCCGCGCGGCTGCGCGACGACCCGGAGAAAAAGATTGCCGGCATCCTGCTCACGCACAACGAGACCTCCACCGGCGTCCAGAACGATATGGAAGCGATCGCGAGCGCGACGCGCGAACACGGCGCCATTACGATCGTCGACTCGGTCAGCGGCCTCGGTGCGACGGAATTCAAAATGGACGAATGGGGCTTCGATCTCGTGATCGGCGCTTCGCAAAAAGTGTTGGCCGCGCCGCCGGGTATCGCCATGATCGCGGCGAGCGATCGTGCGTGGCGCAAGATGGAACGCGTAACGACGCAGCGATTCTACTTCGATCTGCTCAAGGCGCGCGAGTCCGCGCGGGTTGGTCAGACGCCGTGGACGCCGCCGGTTTCGATTTTTTATGCGCTCGACGCGTCGCTCGCGCGGATCGAAGCGGAGGGGCTGGAGTCGATCTGGCGTCGCCACGATTGCTACGCGAAGGCCATCCGCGCGGCGTTCGAGGCGCTCGGAATGCCGGTCTTCTCGCAGCCCGGCGCTCATTCGGTGACCGTCGTGGCCGCCCGCCTTCCGGCGGGCGTCGAAGCGGCGACGTTGTTGCGGAAACTGCGCGAGGAGCGCGGCGTCGTACTCTCCGGCGGTCAGCTCGAACTCAACGGGAAGATCGTGCGCATGGGAACGATGGGCGACGTCTCGCAGACCGACGTCCTCGGCGCGATCGGCGCGCTTGAAATCGCGCTGCTCGAGTACGACGTGCCGATACCGATCGGTGCGGGCGTTCAGGCGGCGCTGCGCGTGTTTCTCGATCTCGAGCCGGGAGCTATACCCGGTGGCGCGCGAAAAATGGATGCGCGAACGGTCGCGCAAACCATGGCAGCGCGCCGTTGA